Proteins encoded by one window of Microtus pennsylvanicus isolate mMicPen1 chromosome 18, mMicPen1.hap1, whole genome shotgun sequence:
- the B3gnt6 gene encoding acetylgalactosaminyl-O-glycosyl-glycoprotein beta-1,3-N-acetylglucosaminyltransferase, whose protein sequence is MALPGRRSKNPKTLAFLLVGMTFVVLHQWFLQEPTQKYTEVPTAAPWSSEAAVQLSPHLQAPPCVANASVNLTEGFQELPARIQDFLRYRHCRRFPQLLDAPHKCAGHRGVFLLLAVKSSPAHYERRELIRRTWGQERSYGGRQVRRLFLLGTSPPDEAAREPQLASLLDLEAREHGDVLQWDFADTFLNLSLKHVHLLEWTAERCPSASFLLSCDDDVFVHTANVVHFLEVQSPESHLFTGQLMDGSVPIRESWSKYFVPPQLFPGKAYPVYCSGGGFLLSSRTARDLLSAARQVPLFPIDDAYMGMCLKQAGLAPSPHEGIRPFGVRMPGAERSSFDPCVYRELLLVHRFAPYEMLLMWKALHNPQLHCSRRHQAGPPENRKLGS, encoded by the coding sequence ATGGCTTTGCCCGGCCGCAGGTCCAAGAACCCCAAGACACTGGCTTTCCTTCTAGTGGGTATGACTTTCGTGGTACTGCACCAGTGGTTTCTCCAGGAGCCCACGCAGAAGTACACTGAAGTCCCCACCGCTGCTCCCTGGTCTTCCGAGGCTGCGGTGCAGCTGTCGCCACACCTCCAGGCGCCCCCTTGCGTGGCCAACGCCTCTGTGAACCTCACGGAAGGCTTCCAGGAGCTGCCTGCCCGGATCCAAGACTTCCTACGCTACCGCCACTGCCGCCGCTTCCCGCAGCTGTTGGACGCGCCCCACAAGTGCGCGGGCCATCGCGGCGTCTTCCTGCTGCTGGCCGTGAAGTCTTCGCCCGCGCATTACGAGCGGCGGGAACTGATCCGGCGCACGTGGGGCCAGGAGCGCAGCTACGGCGGGCGGCAGGTGCGTCGCCTCTTCCTGCTGGGGACCTCCCCTCCCGACGAGGCGGCGCGCGAGCCTCAGCTGGCCAGCCTGCTGGACCTGGAGGCGCGCGAGCATGGCGACGTGCTGCAGTGGGACTTCGCGGACACCTTCCTCAACCTCTCGCTCAAGCACGTGCACCTGCTGGAGTGGACAGCCGAGCGCTGCCCGAGTGCGAGCTTCCTGCTCAGCTGCGACGACGACGTCTTCGTGCACACGGCCAACGTGGTGCATTTCCTGGAGGTGCAGTCGCCCGAGAGCCACCTCTTTACCGGGCAGCTCATGGACGGTTCTGTGCCTATCCGCGAAAGCTGGAGCAAGTACTTCGTGCCCCCGCAGCTCTTCCCAGGCAAGGCCTATCCAGTGTACTGCAGCGGCGGCGGCTTCCTCCTGTCCAGCCGCACAGCCCGCGACCTGCTCAGTGCGGCGCGCCAGGTCCCGCTTTTTCCCATCGACGACGCTTACATGGGCATGTGTCTGAAGCAGGCCGGCCTGGCGCCCAGCCCCCATGAGGGCATCCGGCCCTTCGGCGTGCGGATGCCGGGCGCGGAGCGCTCATCCTTCGACCCCTGCGTGTACCGCGAGCTGTTGCTGGTGCACCGTTTTGCGCCCTATGAGATGTTGCTCATGTGGAAGGCGCTGCACAACCCGCAGTTGCACTGCAGCCGCAGGCACCAGGCAGGGCCTCCCgagaacagaaagctggggaGCTGA